A stretch of Vibrio maritimus DNA encodes these proteins:
- the ruvA gene encoding Holliday junction branch migration protein RuvA, translated as MIGRLRGTLIEKQPPELLIEVGGVGYEVQMPMSCFYELPEIGQEAIIYTHFVVREDAQLLYGFNTVRERALFREVIKANGVGPKLGLGILSGMSASQFVSCVEREDISTLVKLPGVGKKTAERLVVEMKDRLKGWGAGDLFTPATDAAPVDSVGAMTADNAEEEAVSALLALGYKPTQASKVVSQVAKPDMTSEALIREALRAMV; from the coding sequence GTGATAGGACGACTACGTGGCACGCTAATCGAAAAGCAACCCCCTGAACTACTGATAGAAGTTGGTGGAGTAGGGTATGAAGTGCAAATGCCGATGAGCTGTTTTTACGAGCTGCCAGAAATTGGTCAAGAAGCCATTATCTATACCCACTTTGTAGTGCGTGAAGATGCCCAACTACTTTATGGATTTAACACCGTTCGCGAGCGTGCATTGTTCCGCGAAGTGATTAAAGCCAACGGTGTTGGTCCTAAGCTTGGTTTAGGTATCCTATCAGGTATGTCAGCAAGCCAGTTTGTCTCTTGTGTTGAGCGCGAAGATATCTCTACTCTCGTTAAACTGCCTGGCGTTGGTAAGAAAACGGCTGAACGTCTTGTCGTTGAGATGAAAGACCGCCTTAAAGGCTGGGGTGCAGGCGATCTGTTCACACCTGCAACGGATGCAGCGCCAGTTGACAGCGTTGGTGCGATGACCGCAGATAATGCAGAAGAAGAGGCGGTGAGTGCACTATTGGCACTTGGCTATAAGCCAACTCAAGCATCGAAAGTGGTTTCTCAAGTCGCGAAACCAGATATGACCAGTGAAGCGCTGATCCGTGAAGCACTGCGTGCTATGGTTTAA
- the cmoA gene encoding carboxy-S-adenosyl-L-methionine synthase CmoA encodes MQNKDTIFSAPIDKIGDFTFDERVAEVFPDMIQRSVPGYSNIISAIGMLAERFAKPHSTIYDLGCSLGAATLSMRRNITQEGCQIIAVDNSSAMVERCKLHVNAYRSDTPVNVVEADIRDIEIKDASVVVLNFTLQFLSPDDRRTLLEKIYAGLRPGGILILSEKYVFEDEGSNELLIDLHHDFKRANGYSELEISQKRSAIENVMRPDSINVHKERFKEIGFTSYEVWFQCFNFGSMFAIK; translated from the coding sequence ATGCAGAATAAAGACACTATATTCTCTGCTCCTATCGACAAGATTGGTGATTTCACCTTCGATGAGCGAGTAGCTGAAGTCTTCCCAGATATGATTCAGCGCAGTGTGCCTGGGTACAGCAACATTATTTCTGCAATTGGCATGCTCGCCGAGCGTTTCGCCAAACCCCACTCAACCATCTATGATCTTGGCTGCTCACTCGGTGCGGCTACTTTATCGATGCGCCGCAATATCACCCAAGAAGGTTGTCAGATTATCGCTGTCGATAACTCTTCGGCTATGGTTGAGCGCTGCAAGCTACACGTGAACGCGTATCGCTCAGACACACCAGTGAATGTGGTTGAAGCCGATATCCGTGATATCGAGATCAAAGACGCCTCTGTGGTTGTGCTTAACTTTACTCTGCAATTCCTATCGCCAGACGATCGCCGCACGCTGCTAGAGAAAATCTATGCGGGTCTGCGCCCAGGTGGTATTTTGATTTTGTCAGAGAAGTACGTATTTGAAGACGAGGGCTCAAACGAACTGCTTATCGACCTTCACCACGACTTTAAACGTGCCAACGGTTACAGCGAGCTTGAGATCAGCCAAAAACGCAGCGCGATTGAAAATGTTATGCGCCCAGACTCGATCAACGTGCATAAAGAGCGATTTAAAGAGATTGGATTTACTAGCTATGAAGTCTGGTTCCAATGCTTCAACTTTGGCTCTATGTTCGCCATTAAGTAA
- a CDS encoding ATP-dependent zinc protease: MYKRLAPLVAIGLLSGCSTVNHQELHQNTISAIQESEQRLDNRLTNLTLQISNNADYIDSLESEIIALTKEVEMLRKADGSEEEQEEEQAKPLPVIAPTTFSSAPVVLGSVERVRLDALDKTFDARVDTGAVTSSLNASDIQAFERDGKQWVKFKLVDEKAEKESNRWIEAPVIRYVKIRQSTSDKMERRAVVELWIRVGKIHEKAQFTLADRSQMTHPILLGREFIKDIALVDVSQQYILSSNK, from the coding sequence ATGTACAAACGTTTGGCACCTCTTGTCGCCATCGGCCTACTTTCAGGTTGTTCTACCGTCAATCACCAAGAACTTCATCAAAACACCATCAGCGCAATTCAGGAATCCGAGCAGCGCCTCGACAATAGACTGACCAATCTAACGCTTCAAATCAGCAACAACGCTGACTATATCGATAGCTTAGAGTCTGAAATTATCGCTCTTACCAAAGAAGTCGAGATGCTACGCAAAGCAGACGGCAGTGAAGAAGAACAAGAAGAAGAGCAAGCGAAGCCACTCCCTGTAATTGCACCGACCACATTCTCCTCTGCTCCCGTTGTCCTTGGGTCTGTTGAACGCGTACGTTTAGATGCGCTCGATAAGACGTTTGACGCTCGAGTTGATACCGGCGCAGTCACCTCTTCATTAAATGCGAGCGATATTCAAGCATTCGAAAGAGATGGCAAACAATGGGTAAAATTTAAACTTGTTGACGAAAAGGCCGAGAAAGAAAGTAACCGTTGGATTGAAGCACCTGTTATTCGATATGTTAAAATTCGTCAATCCACCAGCGACAAAATGGAACGCAGAGCTGTGGTTGAATTATGGATCCGTGTTGGAAAAATCCATGAAAAAGCACAATTTACACTGGCAGATCGCTCACAAATGACCCACCCTATACTACTAGGAAGAGAATTTATCAAAGATATTGCTTTAGTTGATGTTAGTCAGCAATATATACTTTCATCTAACAAGTAA
- the aspS gene encoding aspartate--tRNA ligase, translating into MRSHYCGHLNKSLAGQTVELCGWVNRRRDLGGLIFIDMRDREGIVQVVVDPDMADAYEVANQLRNEFCIKLTGEVRVRPESQVNKDMATGEVEILAKGLEIINRSDVLPLDFNQTNTEEQRLKYRYIDLRRPEMSDRIKLRAKASSFVRRFLDDNGFLDIETPVLTKATPEGARDYLVPSRVHKGSFYALPQSPQLFKQLLMMSGFDRYYQIVKCFRDEDLRADRQPEFTQIDIETSFMSADQVREVTEKMVRDMWQELLNVDLGQFPVMPFSEAIRRFGSDKPDLRNPLELVDVADLVKDVEFKVFSGPANDEKGRVAVIRVPGGAKLTRKQIDSYAEYVGIYGAKGLAWMKVNDRAAGMEGIQSPVAKFLNEEVINGILERTNAESGDIILFGADKANTVAEAMGALRLKLGKDLELTDESKWAPLWVVDFPMFEEDDEGNLHAMHHPFTSPLGMTAEELKANPAAANSNAYDMVLNGYEVGGGSVRIHNAEMQAAVFEILGIDAEEQREKFGFLLDALKFGTPPHAGLAFGLDRLVMLLCGTENIRDVIAFPKTTAAACLLTDAPSAANPAALEELAIAVTAAKEKKDA; encoded by the coding sequence ATGCGTAGCCATTACTGTGGTCACCTGAACAAGTCCCTTGCAGGACAAACTGTAGAACTGTGCGGCTGGGTAAACCGTCGTCGTGATTTAGGCGGTCTTATCTTTATTGATATGCGAGATCGTGAAGGTATCGTTCAGGTTGTTGTTGATCCAGATATGGCTGATGCGTATGAAGTAGCGAACCAACTTCGTAACGAATTCTGCATCAAGCTAACTGGTGAAGTTCGCGTACGTCCAGAGAGCCAAGTAAACAAAGACATGGCGACAGGTGAAGTAGAGATCCTTGCAAAAGGTCTTGAAATCATCAACCGTAGCGACGTGCTACCTCTAGACTTCAACCAAACGAATACTGAAGAGCAACGTCTTAAGTACCGTTACATCGACCTACGTCGTCCAGAAATGAGCGATCGTATTAAACTGCGTGCAAAAGCATCGAGCTTTGTTCGTCGTTTCCTAGATGACAACGGCTTCCTAGACATCGAAACGCCAGTACTAACGAAAGCGACGCCAGAGGGTGCTCGTGACTACCTAGTACCAAGTCGTGTTCACAAAGGTTCGTTCTACGCGCTTCCTCAGTCTCCACAGCTATTCAAACAGCTACTGATGATGTCTGGTTTCGACCGTTACTACCAGATCGTTAAGTGTTTCCGTGATGAAGACTTGCGTGCTGACCGTCAACCAGAATTCACTCAGATCGATATCGAAACGTCATTCATGTCGGCTGATCAAGTACGTGAAGTGACTGAAAAAATGGTTCGCGACATGTGGCAAGAGCTACTGAACGTAGACCTAGGTCAGTTCCCTGTAATGCCATTCTCTGAAGCGATTCGCCGTTTCGGTAGCGACAAGCCAGATCTACGTAACCCACTAGAGCTAGTGGACGTTGCTGATCTAGTGAAAGACGTTGAGTTCAAAGTATTCTCTGGTCCTGCAAACGACGAGAAAGGTCGCGTAGCGGTTATCCGTGTACCAGGCGGCGCTAAACTGACTCGTAAGCAAATCGACAGCTATGCTGAGTACGTAGGTATCTACGGTGCTAAAGGTCTAGCATGGATGAAGGTTAACGACCGTGCTGCTGGCATGGAAGGTATCCAATCTCCAGTGGCTAAGTTCCTAAACGAAGAGGTAATCAACGGTATTCTTGAGCGTACTAACGCAGAATCTGGTGACATCATCCTATTCGGTGCAGACAAAGCAAATACAGTTGCAGAAGCAATGGGCGCGCTACGTCTTAAGCTTGGTAAAGATCTTGAGCTTACAGATGAGTCTAAGTGGGCACCACTATGGGTTGTTGATTTCCCAATGTTTGAAGAAGATGACGAGGGTAACCTGCACGCAATGCACCACCCATTCACGTCTCCTCTTGGCATGACAGCGGAAGAGCTAAAAGCGAACCCAGCGGCAGCAAACTCTAACGCATACGACATGGTTCTAAACGGCTATGAAGTGGGTGGTGGTTCTGTTCGTATCCACAACGCAGAAATGCAAGCAGCGGTATTCGAGATCCTAGGTATCGATGCAGAAGAGCAACGCGAGAAGTTCGGCTTCCTACTAGACGCACTGAAGTTCGGTACGCCACCGCACGCAGGTCTAGCATTTGGTCTTGACCGTCTAGTGATGCTTCTATGTGGTACAGAGAACATCCGTGACGTTATCGCATTCCCGAAAACAACCGCAGCAGCGTGTCTACTAACAGACGCACCAAGCGCAGCAAACCCAGCTGCACTTGAAGAGCTAGCGATTGCTGTGACGGCGGCGAAAGAGAAGAAAGACGCTTAA
- a CDS encoding inactive transglutaminase family protein, whose translation MTSRIPFFLSVGLLIAAGIALSVIRHDTYGVPWTPGETRQVWDIEARVEFNAIGKPAKVSLAAPYTQEGFTLIGESASSPGYGVSYVDSDAGRRAEWSIRQAQGPQTIYYKTQFLVDDQALANSTPPSEDVVKPTFDGPEEAAAIALVERAESRSSDNVTFTRELIKALNDGDSQNSALILNNMTKLQAAAKLLAFAEVPSKVVGVIELEDGRRRQSIQQMLQVWDGAKWKIFSPETTEGQKKQNLMVWDESNVSLLDVVGGKDSKVHFTMIAQEVSPQEATNSKVDADGLLNFSIHSLPLEEQAMFKTIMLIPIGALIVVFLRILIGLKTSGTFMPVLIAVAFVQTQLVTGIVGFLLIVGTGLVIRSYLSKLNLLLVARISAVIITVILIISVFTVVAFKIGLTEGLSITFFPMIILSWTIERMSILWEEEGAKEVIMQGGGSLLTAVLVYLAMTNSYVQHLTFNFIGLQLVILGGILLLGTYTGYRLTELRRFKPLTED comes from the coding sequence ATGACTTCACGTATTCCATTTTTCCTATCTGTAGGATTACTTATTGCGGCAGGGATCGCTTTAAGTGTCATAAGGCACGACACCTATGGCGTACCATGGACTCCAGGCGAAACTCGTCAGGTTTGGGACATTGAAGCTAGAGTTGAGTTTAATGCGATTGGCAAACCAGCCAAAGTGTCATTAGCAGCACCATATACTCAAGAAGGCTTCACTCTCATTGGCGAATCAGCCTCATCACCTGGCTACGGTGTCTCTTATGTCGATTCTGACGCCGGTCGCCGCGCTGAATGGTCTATCCGCCAAGCGCAAGGTCCACAGACCATCTACTACAAAACCCAATTTCTTGTGGATGACCAAGCGCTCGCTAACTCAACACCGCCTTCAGAAGATGTCGTTAAACCAACCTTTGATGGTCCTGAAGAAGCTGCCGCGATTGCACTTGTGGAACGTGCAGAGTCTCGCTCTTCTGACAACGTTACTTTTACCCGTGAGCTAATCAAAGCACTAAACGATGGTGATAGTCAGAACTCAGCGCTTATCCTAAACAACATGACTAAACTGCAAGCGGCGGCGAAGTTGCTCGCGTTTGCTGAAGTCCCTAGTAAGGTAGTCGGTGTAATCGAACTTGAAGACGGTCGCCGTCGTCAGTCGATTCAACAGATGCTTCAAGTGTGGGATGGTGCCAAATGGAAGATTTTCTCTCCTGAAACGACTGAAGGTCAAAAGAAACAAAACCTAATGGTTTGGGATGAATCCAATGTTTCTTTGCTAGACGTAGTTGGCGGCAAAGACAGTAAAGTGCACTTTACAATGATCGCTCAAGAGGTATCACCTCAAGAAGCGACCAACAGCAAAGTTGATGCAGACGGTCTACTAAACTTCTCTATCCACAGCCTACCGCTGGAAGAGCAAGCCATGTTTAAGACCATCATGCTAATCCCTATCGGCGCTTTGATTGTTGTATTCTTGCGTATCCTCATCGGTCTTAAAACCTCCGGTACCTTCATGCCAGTTCTGATTGCGGTTGCGTTTGTACAGACCCAACTAGTAACAGGTATTGTGGGCTTCCTACTGATTGTCGGTACTGGTCTGGTAATTCGTAGTTATCTATCCAAGCTTAACCTGCTGCTGGTGGCGCGGATATCCGCGGTTATCATCACAGTTATTCTGATTATTTCTGTCTTTACCGTAGTGGCGTTCAAGATTGGTCTGACTGAAGGTCTTTCTATTACCTTCTTCCCTATGATCATCCTATCTTGGACTATCGAACGTATGTCTATTCTTTGGGAAGAAGAAGGCGCGAAAGAAGTCATTATGCAGGGCGGTGGTTCGCTGTTAACAGCGGTACTGGTTTACCTAGCGATGACCAACTCTTACGTTCAACATCTAACGTTTAACTTTATCGGTCTGCAGCTGGTTATCCTTGGTGGTATCTTGCTACTTGGTACCTACACAGG
- the ruvC gene encoding crossover junction endodeoxyribonuclease RuvC, giving the protein MSIILGIDPGSRITGYGVIRQQGRHLQYLGSGCIRTSESELPGRLKQIYAGVSEIITQFQPDVFAIEQVFMAKNADSALKLGQARGSAIVAAVNNDLPVYEYAARLIKQAVVGTGGADKAQVQHMVMAMLKLPSKPQADAADALGVAICHANTNKTLVALAGKATGAKKGRYR; this is encoded by the coding sequence ATGTCTATTATCTTAGGAATTGACCCAGGTTCACGAATCACAGGTTACGGCGTCATTCGCCAGCAGGGTCGACATTTGCAGTATCTGGGGAGTGGCTGTATCCGCACCTCAGAATCGGAGTTACCGGGTCGATTAAAACAGATCTATGCGGGCGTGAGCGAGATCATTACTCAGTTTCAACCTGATGTGTTTGCGATTGAGCAGGTATTTATGGCGAAAAACGCCGACTCTGCACTTAAACTGGGTCAGGCTCGAGGCAGCGCAATCGTCGCGGCAGTGAATAATGACCTACCTGTCTATGAGTACGCTGCAAGGCTCATCAAGCAAGCGGTGGTGGGCACAGGTGGCGCGGACAAAGCTCAGGTTCAACACATGGTGATGGCGATGCTCAAGCTTCCCTCAAAACCACAGGCCGATGCTGCCGATGCTTTAGGTGTGGCAATTTGTCACGCCAACACCAATAAAACGCTCGTTGCTCTGGCAGGTAAGGCAACAGGTGCGAAGAAAGGGCGCTATCGTTAA
- a CDS encoding methyl-accepting chemotaxis protein: protein MWHNLINNPKDLSRNTLRKAEITAVFTVVALIVGLYSAVKWQSNGHALLFLTSVLLVAIEIVGLVVLRFSRQITLALNIGFLGMVLHAVNIIYQSGGIVDSTQSFWAPLLIVAFYLSASRAMALTWSFGILVVSGVLTYLHTSGYSFPTILLSESKQNVEIWSGMLLPLCVICFAQSFTAKQKESAINRAEKAMKESALQAEKASQGEKRMDGMLVAVNESVQELDEVIHQVNTQSSQLNSNVQSLGMNSASQASAAEEMSQQLEQLSSFTQESVNFMEQVIGQTDAIKQQAESSSEMLNASTEAIANIDNSNQKVVSVIELITSVAEQTNLLALNAAIEAARAGDHGRGFAVVAEQVRELSSKTSNSVEEIRTLISNSQQEIDSGQQTIQTTVKELSQMIEQVQTISTEITDLSHLVTQQNQAIGELDQASSDVARSVTGSKAIAEDIQTISEQLNQQISEGTELSERLRAAMS, encoded by the coding sequence ATGTGGCATAACTTAATAAATAACCCTAAAGATCTCTCCCGAAACACGCTACGCAAAGCGGAAATTACAGCAGTGTTTACCGTTGTTGCGTTAATCGTAGGCTTATACAGTGCCGTTAAATGGCAATCAAATGGACATGCGCTGCTGTTTCTTACTTCAGTATTACTGGTCGCTATCGAGATTGTCGGCTTAGTCGTGCTGCGTTTCTCTAGGCAGATTACCCTCGCGCTAAACATTGGCTTTCTCGGTATGGTGCTTCACGCAGTGAACATCATTTACCAAAGCGGTGGCATCGTAGATTCGACTCAATCGTTTTGGGCGCCTTTGCTCATTGTTGCCTTTTACCTCTCTGCCTCTCGAGCTATGGCTCTGACTTGGAGCTTTGGTATTTTAGTCGTGTCAGGCGTACTGACTTATCTCCATACGAGTGGTTATTCGTTTCCTACTATCTTGCTGTCTGAGTCAAAACAAAACGTTGAGATTTGGTCTGGGATGCTATTGCCGCTTTGCGTTATCTGCTTTGCTCAAAGCTTTACTGCGAAACAAAAAGAGAGTGCCATTAATCGCGCTGAAAAAGCGATGAAAGAAAGTGCTCTGCAAGCCGAAAAAGCGTCGCAAGGCGAAAAGCGCATGGACGGCATGCTGGTGGCGGTGAATGAGAGCGTTCAAGAGCTTGATGAAGTGATACACCAAGTGAATACCCAATCATCACAGCTCAACTCCAATGTTCAATCGCTCGGCATGAACAGCGCCTCGCAAGCAAGTGCAGCTGAAGAGATGAGCCAACAGTTAGAGCAGCTCTCTTCGTTCACTCAAGAGTCAGTCAACTTCATGGAGCAGGTTATCGGACAAACTGACGCCATCAAACAGCAAGCCGAGAGTAGCTCGGAGATGTTGAATGCTTCCACCGAAGCCATCGCGAATATCGACAACAGTAATCAAAAAGTCGTGTCGGTAATTGAACTGATCACATCGGTTGCCGAGCAAACTAACTTGCTCGCTTTGAATGCGGCGATTGAGGCAGCACGAGCAGGCGACCACGGTCGTGGTTTTGCAGTGGTGGCTGAGCAAGTTAGGGAACTCTCTTCGAAGACCAGTAATTCTGTGGAAGAGATCCGCACGCTGATTAGTAATAGCCAGCAAGAGATCGACTCTGGTCAACAGACGATTCAAACCACGGTGAAAGAGCTCAGCCAGATGATAGAGCAGGTGCAAACCATCTCAACCGAAATCACCGATCTTAGCCATCTAGTCACCCAGCAGAATCAAGCTATCGGTGAACTTGACCAAGCAAGTAGCGATGTCGCGCGCTCTGTTACCGGCAGTAAAGCCATCGCCGAAGATATCCAAACCATCAGTGAGCAGCTCAATCAACAGATCTCCGAGGGCACTGAGCTATCGGAGCGACTACGCGCGGCAATGAGCTAA
- a CDS encoding YebC/PmpR family DNA-binding transcriptional regulator codes for MAGHSKWANIRHRKAAQDAKRGKIFTKLIREIVVAAKEGGGEVDNNPRLRAAIDKALSNNMTRDTVNRAVSRGAGGEGDDNMETVIYEGYGPGGTAVMVECMTDNRNRTVSGVRHAFSKAGGNLGTDGSVNYLFDKKGVISYAPGLDEDEVMEVALEGGADDIETGDDGAIDVYTTPAEFGSVKDALDEAGFEASNAEVTLVPSTKADLDESTAPKLLRLIDALEDLDDVQEVYHNGDISDEVAATLE; via the coding sequence ATGGCAGGTCACAGTAAATGGGCGAACATTCGCCATCGCAAAGCGGCACAAGATGCAAAACGCGGCAAAATCTTCACCAAACTGATTCGCGAAATTGTCGTCGCGGCAAAAGAAGGCGGTGGTGAGGTTGATAACAACCCAAGACTTCGCGCGGCTATTGATAAAGCACTCTCAAACAACATGACTCGTGACACCGTCAATCGAGCAGTCTCGCGCGGTGCTGGTGGCGAGGGTGATGACAATATGGAGACCGTCATCTACGAGGGCTACGGACCGGGTGGCACAGCGGTGATGGTTGAATGTATGACAGACAATCGAAATCGTACGGTTTCTGGTGTGCGTCATGCTTTCTCAAAAGCGGGCGGTAACCTTGGCACTGACGGCAGCGTGAATTACCTATTCGATAAAAAAGGCGTCATTTCTTACGCGCCAGGTCTTGATGAAGACGAAGTAATGGAAGTGGCTCTAGAAGGCGGCGCAGACGATATCGAAACAGGCGATGACGGTGCCATTGACGTTTACACCACACCAGCAGAGTTTGGTTCGGTAAAAGACGCACTCGATGAGGCGGGCTTTGAAGCATCAAACGCTGAAGTGACGCTTGTTCCTTCAACGAAAGCTGATCTCGATGAATCTACCGCACCTAAGTTACTGCGTCTTATCGATGCATTAGAAGATCTCGATGACGTCCAAGAGGTTTATCATAATGGTGATATCTCTGACGAAGTTGCAGCGACGTTAGAGTAA
- the cmoB gene encoding tRNA 5-methoxyuridine(34)/uridine 5-oxyacetic acid(34) synthase CmoB, whose amino-acid sequence MFNFANFYQLIAQDTKLQPWLNILPQQLTDWQNAEHGDFDRWLRALAKIPAGQPDNVELKSEVSLANNDALATGEMKKLENLLRTFHPWRKGPYRVHDIHIDTEWRSDWKWDRVLPHISPLKNRSVLDVGCGNGYHMWRMLGEGARLCVGIDPSHLFLVQFEAIRKLMGGDQRAHLLPLGIEQLPELQAFDTVFSMGVLYHRRSPLDHLIQLKNQLVAGGELVLETLVIEGDENAVLVPVDRYAQMRNVYFFPSARALKVWLEKVGFVNVRIVDENVTSTDEQRTTGWMTHNSLPEYLDQNDPSKTVEGYPAPRRAILVAENPSK is encoded by the coding sequence ATGTTTAACTTTGCGAATTTCTATCAGCTTATCGCTCAAGATACCAAGCTTCAGCCTTGGCTTAATATCCTGCCACAGCAACTGACCGACTGGCAGAATGCCGAGCACGGTGATTTTGACCGTTGGTTGCGCGCGCTTGCAAAAATTCCGGCAGGTCAACCAGACAACGTTGAGTTAAAAAGTGAAGTTTCTCTAGCAAACAATGACGCACTGGCAACCGGTGAGATGAAGAAGCTTGAGAACTTGCTTCGTACCTTCCACCCTTGGCGCAAAGGCCCTTATCGTGTTCACGATATCCATATCGATACCGAGTGGCGCTCTGACTGGAAATGGGATCGCGTGCTTCCGCACATCTCTCCACTGAAAAACCGCTCAGTATTGGATGTTGGTTGTGGTAATGGCTATCACATGTGGCGCATGCTGGGTGAAGGCGCTCGTTTGTGTGTCGGCATTGACCCATCACATCTGTTCTTAGTGCAGTTTGAAGCGATTCGTAAGTTGATGGGCGGCGACCAGCGTGCCCACCTTCTTCCACTAGGTATTGAGCAGTTACCTGAGCTTCAAGCGTTTGACACTGTATTCAGCATGGGCGTGCTTTACCACCGTCGTTCTCCTTTGGATCACCTGATTCAACTTAAAAACCAGCTGGTTGCTGGTGGTGAGTTGGTTTTAGAGACATTGGTTATCGAAGGTGACGAGAACGCAGTGCTAGTCCCAGTTGATCGCTACGCGCAAATGCGTAACGTTTACTTCTTCCCTTCAGCGCGTGCACTTAAAGTGTGGCTAGAGAAAGTTGGCTTTGTGAACGTACGTATTGTCGATGAAAATGTGACCTCAACAGACGAGCAGCGCACCACAGGATGGATGACACACAACTCCCTTCCTGAGTACCTAGATCAGAACGATCCTAGCAAAACCGTCGAAGGTTACCCTGCTCCACGCCGCGCAATCTTAGTGGCTGAAAATCCAAGCAAATAA
- a CDS encoding DUF72 domain-containing protein yields MSEPKLRLGLTMWSHNDWQHSFYGKGTKPAERLERYASVFDTVEGNTTFYATPSVKTVNSWNQATSDDFRFTFKLPKAITHERMLNQCQDELMAFLQVMAPLHHKIGMWTIQLPSKFSPADLPALQAFCTKFPSDMKLGVEVRHLGFFNKSDEERAFNQWLIEEHIDRIIMDSRPVFAAKPDTPAVIDAHEKKPKVPVHAISTAAHPMIRFIGHPDMDANLAFFKPWETKLAQWIAEGKQPYLMIHTPDNVEAPELAIKLYNQLKASQLGNLELAEIPTFPSLRDDHQISMF; encoded by the coding sequence ATGAGTGAACCGAAATTGCGACTTGGTCTAACCATGTGGTCACACAATGATTGGCAACACTCATTCTATGGCAAAGGTACTAAGCCCGCTGAGCGTCTCGAACGATACGCTTCTGTATTCGACACAGTTGAAGGTAACACCACGTTTTACGCCACCCCTAGCGTCAAGACAGTGAATAGTTGGAATCAAGCCACGTCTGATGATTTTCGTTTCACCTTTAAACTGCCAAAAGCGATAACCCACGAGCGAATGCTGAACCAGTGCCAAGACGAGTTGATGGCGTTTTTGCAAGTCATGGCGCCACTGCATCACAAGATTGGTATGTGGACGATTCAGTTGCCTAGCAAGTTCTCTCCTGCCGATTTACCCGCACTGCAAGCGTTTTGTACCAAATTCCCTTCAGACATGAAGTTAGGCGTTGAGGTTCGTCATCTGGGCTTCTTCAACAAATCCGATGAAGAGCGCGCGTTTAATCAATGGTTAATAGAAGAGCATATCGACCGGATCATTATGGATTCACGTCCGGTTTTTGCTGCCAAGCCAGATACTCCAGCGGTCATAGACGCCCATGAAAAAAAGCCGAAGGTGCCTGTCCATGCGATTTCTACAGCGGCGCATCCAATGATTCGTTTTATTGGGCACCCAGACATGGACGCTAACCTGGCTTTCTTTAAACCATGGGAAACAAAACTCGCGCAATGGATAGCAGAAGGTAAACAGCCTTATTTAATGATCCACACGCCCGATAATGTCGAAGCGCCAGAGCTGGCGATAAAGCTCTATAATCAGCTAAAAGCGTCGCAACTGGGGAATTTGGAACTCGCTGAGATACCGACGTTTCCGAGCCTTAGAGATGATCATCAGATCTCTATGTTTTAA